Proteins from a single region of Bacteroidota bacterium:
- a CDS encoding DNA-3-methyladenine glycosylase produces MLAKSFYAGADVTRIAKKLLGKKICTNFRGQFTSGVITETEAYAGVTDRASHAHGGKFTERTKIMYEKGGTAYIYLCYGIHHLFNIVTNKKGIPHAVLIRAIEPKDGIEIMMKRRKKNKIGKNFSSGPGTVSQALGIHVKYSGADLTSKKIWLEETGIVVPKNEIIIGPRIGVSYAGEDAKLPYRFLWKKRY; encoded by the coding sequence ATGCTTGCAAAATCTTTTTATGCGGGCGCTGATGTAACACGCATAGCAAAAAAATTACTCGGAAAAAAGATCTGCACAAATTTTCGTGGACAATTCACTTCGGGGGTCATCACCGAAACAGAAGCTTATGCAGGCGTAACCGACCGCGCATCACACGCACACGGGGGAAAATTTACCGAACGTACGAAGATCATGTATGAAAAAGGCGGGACAGCTTACATCTATCTGTGCTATGGAATTCATCACCTTTTCAACATCGTAACGAATAAAAAAGGAATTCCTCACGCTGTTCTGATCCGTGCGATAGAACCGAAAGACGGAATTGAAATTATGATGAAGCGACGGAAGAAAAATAAGATCGGAAAGAATTTTTCCTCAGGGCCCGGAACAGTTTCACAAGCATTGGGAATTCATGTAAAATATTCCGGCGCGGATCTTACGTCAAAAAAAATCTGGCTCGAAGAAACAGGAATAGTAGTCCCGAAAAATGAAATTATCATTGGCCCCCGAATCGGTGTAAGTTACGCAGGAGAAGATGCGAAGTTGCCGTATCGGTTTTTATGGAAGAAAAGGTATTAG
- a CDS encoding class I SAM-dependent rRNA methyltransferase, translating to MERTAVILSSGKDQSLKRFHPWVFSGAIKKIKGPVQEGDLVDVFSNKEEYLGTGHYSSGSIAIRVFSFDSKEIGAQFWNEKISKAWEYRKNIGITEDKNTNVYRLIYAEGDGMPGLIVDYYNGIAVMQAHSPGMHFQRMEIATALKEILGDKLKAVYDKSAESLHKNSEQQVTNGYILGEAENHVEVTENGNKFLIDWENGQKTGFFIDQRNNRKLLSQYCKGKKVANTFCYTGGFSVYAGTAGASAVHSVDSSKKAIALAEKNMELNGLKDHAAFAMDTFDFLKDKENVYDVIILDPPAFAKSMSAKHHAVMGYKRLNAEAIMKIKPGGIIFTFSCSQVVNRGLFADTIMSSAIVAGRNVRVLHHLTQPPDHPVNIFHPEGEYLKGLVLYVE from the coding sequence ATGGAACGTACCGCTGTCATACTAAGTTCAGGAAAAGATCAGTCGCTGAAAAGATTTCATCCGTGGGTTTTTTCGGGCGCGATAAAAAAAATTAAAGGCCCCGTTCAGGAAGGCGATCTCGTTGACGTTTTTTCAAATAAAGAGGAATACCTCGGCACCGGGCATTATTCTTCGGGTTCCATTGCCATCCGTGTTTTTTCATTCGACAGTAAAGAGATCGGCGCACAGTTCTGGAATGAAAAAATTTCAAAGGCATGGGAGTACAGAAAAAATATTGGAATTACCGAAGATAAAAACACCAATGTGTATCGCCTCATCTATGCCGAAGGAGATGGAATGCCCGGGCTCATCGTTGATTATTACAATGGAATCGCAGTAATGCAGGCGCATTCTCCCGGAATGCATTTTCAGCGAATGGAAATTGCAACTGCGCTGAAAGAAATTCTCGGCGATAAACTGAAAGCGGTTTATGATAAAAGTGCGGAGTCTTTGCACAAAAATTCTGAACAACAGGTGACGAACGGATATATTCTCGGCGAAGCAGAGAACCACGTGGAAGTAACCGAGAATGGAAATAAATTCCTGATCGATTGGGAGAACGGGCAGAAAACCGGTTTCTTCATTGATCAGCGTAATAACCGGAAATTGCTTTCACAATATTGTAAAGGAAAAAAAGTAGCAAATACTTTCTGCTACACCGGCGGATTTTCCGTGTACGCAGGCACAGCGGGCGCGAGCGCAGTACACAGCGTTGATTCATCGAAAAAAGCAATTGCGCTTGCAGAAAAAAATATGGAACTGAACGGTCTGAAAGATCATGCTGCTTTTGCTATGGACACTTTCGATTTCCTGAAGGATAAAGAAAATGTTTACGATGTGATCATACTCGATCCACCGGCATTTGCAAAATCGATGAGTGCAAAACATCATGCAGTGATGGGATACAAACGGTTGAATGCAGAAGCGATCATGAAAATAAAACCCGGCGGAATTATTTTTACTTTTTCCTGTTCGCAGGTCGTGAATCGCGGATTATTTGCCGATACGATCATGTCGTCAGCAATCGTAGCCGGGAGAAATGTGCGCGTGCTGCATCACCTCACTCAACCGCCCGACCATCCTGTGAATATTTTTCATCCCGAAGGAGAATACCTGAAAGGGCTTGTACTTTACGTGGAATGA
- a CDS encoding methionyl-tRNA formyltransferase, whose protein sequence is MDPESLRIIFMGTPGFAAGVLEKLITEKYKVVAVITAPDKPAGRGKKLNESEVKQLAEKNNIPVLQPEKLRSSDFLDELKNLKPDLGIVVAFRMLPAVVWQLPPMGTFNLHASLLPQYRGAAPINRAIMNGEKKTGITTFFLQQEIDAGNIIFREEMEIAPDETAGQLHDRMMHSGSELVVRTINAITNGNAPREKQIVPQNSKLNEAPKIFRNDCRIDWTATGKKIHDHVRGLSPYPGAWTTFETKDAELMEMKILRTKFIPGELRSDFPHVKTADGNILIEELQVAGKKRMSAAEFMNGYAVNEIRFI, encoded by the coding sequence ATGGATCCTGAATCTTTAAGAATTATTTTCATGGGAACTCCCGGATTCGCTGCAGGAGTTCTTGAAAAATTAATTACTGAAAAGTACAAGGTGGTGGCGGTGATTACTGCGCCGGATAAACCTGCCGGTCGTGGAAAGAAGTTGAACGAAAGTGAAGTGAAACAACTCGCAGAGAAAAATAATATTCCAGTTCTTCAACCTGAAAAATTAAGATCGTCTGACTTTCTCGATGAACTTAAAAATTTAAAACCCGATCTCGGTATCGTGGTCGCATTCCGCATGCTTCCCGCAGTTGTGTGGCAACTTCCTCCAATGGGAACCTTCAACCTGCATGCATCACTTCTTCCGCAATATCGCGGCGCGGCTCCCATCAATCGCGCAATTATGAATGGTGAAAAGAAAACGGGGATCACTACTTTTTTTCTACAACAGGAAATAGATGCGGGAAATATTATTTTCCGCGAAGAAATGGAGATTGCTCCCGATGAAACTGCCGGCCAACTTCATGACCGAATGATGCATTCAGGAAGTGAATTGGTGGTGAGAACTATAAATGCCATTACCAATGGAAATGCTCCACGCGAAAAACAAATTGTTCCCCAGAATAGCAAACTTAATGAGGCGCCGAAAATTTTCCGGAATGATTGCCGCATCGACTGGACTGCTACTGGAAAAAAAATTCACGATCATGTGCGCGGACTTTCTCCTTATCCCGGTGCATGGACAACTTTTGAAACGAAAGATGCCGAACTCATGGAAATGAAGATCCTTCGCACAAAATTCATTCCGGGTGAACTGCGTAGCGATTTTCCTCATGTAAAAACTGCAGATGGAAATATTCTCATTGAAGAATTGCAGGTTGCAGGCAAAAAAAGAATGAGCGCTGCGGAATTCATGAATGGATATGCGGTGAATGAAATACGTTTCATCTGA
- a CDS encoding HU family DNA-binding protein produces the protein MNKAELIEAISTSARISKADAGRALDSTIENISKALKKGEKVSLVGFGTFSVSKRAARTGRNPQTGKAIQIKAKKVAKFKAGSDLAGTVNK, from the coding sequence ATGAACAAAGCAGAACTGATCGAAGCGATCTCCACCAGCGCCAGGATTTCCAAAGCAGATGCCGGCCGCGCACTTGATTCCACCATCGAGAACATTTCAAAAGCACTTAAAAAAGGAGAAAAAGTTTCTCTCGTCGGATTCGGAACATTTTCCGTATCAAAACGCGCTGCCCGCACAGGACGCAATCCGCAAACAGGAAAAGCAATTCAGATCAAAGCAAAAAAAGTGGCAAAGTTCAAAGCCGGATCCGATCTTGCAGGAACGGTGAATAAATAA
- a CDS encoding agmatinase family protein → MNTDKIKSFDPNCPGDPDGNIYGLPFTPKEANIVIVPVPWDVTVSYSDGSSKGPEAIFDASFQVDIYDPMMKDAWKIGLAMEEISSEIKRKNSSLRKEAKKYIHAFTNNKLNKTSGTILEKINAGSEWLNEKVKQQCLHWMNKGKMVVLLGGDHSTPFGFMKALAEKYSSFGILQIDAHADLRAAYEGFTYSHASIMYNALTIPQVSKLVQAGIRDYCEDEAKLIAKNPARIKTFFDRDLKHDNYLGKNWSEQVEDIISHLPNNVYISFDIDGLDPKLCPNTGTPVAGGFEFEQAAYLIQKVAQSGKKIIGMDLNEVAPGHDEWNANVGARMLFRMCTMMALSNEKV, encoded by the coding sequence ATGAATACTGATAAAATAAAATCTTTCGACCCCAACTGCCCCGGCGATCCCGATGGAAATATTTACGGGCTTCCTTTCACTCCGAAAGAAGCAAACATCGTGATCGTTCCTGTTCCCTGGGATGTAACGGTTTCTTATTCCGATGGAAGTTCAAAAGGGCCGGAAGCAATTTTCGATGCTTCATTCCAGGTTGATATTTATGATCCGATGATGAAAGATGCGTGGAAGATCGGATTGGCAATGGAAGAAATTTCTTCGGAAATAAAAAGAAAGAACAGTTCGCTGAGAAAAGAAGCAAAAAAATATATTCACGCATTCACCAATAATAAACTGAACAAAACTTCCGGAACAATTCTTGAAAAAATAAATGCAGGATCGGAATGGCTGAATGAAAAAGTGAAACAGCAATGCCTTCATTGGATGAATAAAGGAAAAATGGTGGTGTTGCTCGGCGGTGATCACAGTACGCCGTTCGGTTTCATGAAAGCGCTGGCAGAAAAATATTCTTCATTCGGAATTCTCCAGATCGATGCGCACGCCGACCTCCGCGCCGCGTACGAGGGTTTCACGTACTCGCACGCGTCCATCATGTACAACGCGCTCACGATCCCGCAGGTGAGCAAGCTCGTGCAGGCGGGCATACGCGATTATTGTGAAGACGAAGCAAAACTCATTGCAAAAAATCCTGCGCGCATAAAAACTTTTTTCGATCGCGATCTCAAACACGATAATTATTTAGGAAAAAACTGGAGCGAACAGGTGGAAGATATCATTTCTCATTTGCCGAATAACGTTTACATCAGTTTCGATATCGACGGACTTGATCCTAAACTCTGTCCGAACACGGGAACTCCTGTTGCCGGTGGATTCGAATTTGAACAGGCGGCTTATCTAATTCAGAAAGTTGCGCAGAGCGGAAAAAAAATAATCGGGATGGATCTGAATGAAGTTGCGCCAGGACATGATGAATGGAATGCAAATGTGGGGGCAAGGATGCTGTTCCGCATGTGTACAATGATGGCGCTCTCCAATGAAAAAGTCTGA
- a CDS encoding RNA methyltransferase, giving the protein MKKSETGQYSSALYEYLSGFLTEERRKKFEKHIALRSRYVTIVVEDIFQPHNASAVLRSAECFGLQDVHIIESKNKYNPNPDVVMGANKWLTLHHHSGKENNTDECISFLKKNKYRIVATTPHKNDQLISQLDLSKGKVALFFGTELEGISKNIMDAADEFVKIPMFGFTESFNISVSAAICMYELMTKLRTSNIDWQLSEEEKNNILLDWARNSIKKPELLEEEFRKKLTQ; this is encoded by the coding sequence ATGAAAAAGTCTGAAACGGGACAATACAGCAGTGCGTTGTACGAATATCTCTCGGGTTTTCTCACCGAAGAGCGCAGGAAAAAATTCGAAAAACATATTGCACTCCGCAGCCGCTATGTAACCATCGTAGTTGAAGATATTTTTCAGCCGCATAATGCAAGCGCAGTTCTCCGCAGTGCAGAATGTTTCGGCTTACAGGATGTTCACATCATTGAAAGCAAAAACAAATACAATCCCAACCCCGATGTGGTAATGGGCGCAAATAAATGGCTCACCCTTCATCATCACAGCGGAAAAGAAAATAATACCGATGAATGTATTTCGTTTCTTAAAAAAAATAAATATCGTATTGTTGCCACCACTCCGCACAAAAATGATCAGCTCATCAGCCAACTCGATCTTTCGAAAGGAAAAGTGGCGCTCTTTTTCGGAACAGAACTCGAAGGAATTTCAAAAAATATCATGGATGCTGCCGATGAATTTGTAAAAATTCCCATGTTCGGTTTTACAGAAAGTTTCAACATCTCTGTTTCAGCCGCCATCTGCATGTATGAATTAATGACAAAACTCAGAACATCAAATATTGACTGGCAATTAAGCGAAGAAGAAAAAAATAATATTTTGCTGGATTGGGCGCGGAATTCCATTAAGAAACCGGAACTTCTCGAAGAGGAATTTCGAAAAAAGTTAACTCAATAA
- a CDS encoding 30S ribosomal protein THX has translation MGKGDKKSTKGKRWRHSYGNTRPRKKAMAKAKAKAKAGAAPKKKAAKKSAKKAD, from the coding sequence ATGGGAAAAGGAGATAAAAAATCAACCAAAGGAAAACGCTGGAGACATTCTTACGGCAATACCCGTCCGAGAAAAAAGGCGATGGCAAAAGCAAAAGCGAAAGCAAAAGCAGGCGCAGCACCTAAGAAAAAAGCTGCAAAGAAATCTGCAAAAAAAGCTGATTAA
- the pdxH gene encoding pyridoxamine 5'-phosphate oxidase codes for MEKLNAHISKLRTEYSHASLDESMVEKDPVRQFEKWFREAMDANVTDPIAMTLATAGKDMRPSARVVLLRDFSAKGFSFFTNYKSAKGKDIDENPFACLNFFWPELQRQVRIEGRIEKINEKDSEEYFSTRPLESRIGAWTSPQSEIIPDRKWLEEELNKQKKNFEGKNVHRPEFWGGYVLMPDEIEFWQGRESRLHDRICYVHANGGWKIMRKAP; via the coding sequence ATGGAAAAACTCAATGCTCACATCAGTAAATTGCGAACGGAGTATTCGCATGCCTCACTCGATGAGTCGATGGTGGAAAAAGATCCGGTGCGGCAATTTGAAAAATGGTTTCGTGAAGCGATGGATGCGAATGTAACAGATCCGATTGCGATGACGCTTGCAACTGCAGGAAAAGACATGCGCCCTTCTGCGCGCGTTGTTTTACTCCGTGATTTCAGTGCAAAAGGATTTTCTTTTTTTACGAATTACAAAAGTGCAAAAGGAAAAGACATTGATGAAAATCCGTTTGCATGCCTGAATTTTTTCTGGCCCGAGTTGCAACGGCAAGTTCGCATAGAAGGAAGAATAGAAAAAATAAATGAAAAAGATTCGGAAGAATATTTCAGTACGCGTCCATTGGAGAGCAGGATAGGAGCGTGGACTTCTCCGCAGAGTGAAATTATTCCCGACCGGAAATGGCTTGAAGAAGAATTGAACAAACAGAAAAAAAATTTCGAAGGAAAAAATGTGCATCGCCCGGAATTCTGGGGCGGATATGTTTTGATGCCTGATGAAATTGAATTCTGGCAGGGAAGGGAGAGTCGCCTGCACGATCGCATCTGCTACGTGCACGCGAATGGGGGATGGAAAATTATGAGGAAAGCGCCGTGA
- a CDS encoding YqgE/AlgH family protein produces the protein MLFAENKMIPKAGRLLVSEPFLADGYFRRAVVLLTEHGANGSVGFILNKPLDIKIEEAIPGFPEFNFPALFGGPVQRDQLYYVHTLGEKIKDSVKIAEGLWWLGDFDQVKDMITKKEIGVNEIRFFIGYSGWEKDQLKNEIKEKSWFVSKADLDLIFSEKPEELWQIAVKKMGADFAMMANFPEDPSLN, from the coding sequence ATGCTATTCGCAGAAAATAAAATGATTCCCAAAGCAGGACGACTTCTCGTTTCCGAACCCTTTCTTGCCGACGGATATTTTCGCAGGGCCGTGGTTTTGCTTACCGAGCACGGAGCGAATGGCAGCGTGGGATTCATTCTCAACAAACCGCTCGATATTAAAATTGAAGAAGCTATTCCCGGTTTTCCTGAATTTAATTTTCCTGCTTTATTCGGCGGACCAGTTCAGCGCGACCAGTTGTATTACGTGCACACGCTTGGAGAAAAAATAAAAGATTCAGTGAAGATCGCGGAAGGATTGTGGTGGCTCGGCGATTTTGACCAGGTAAAAGACATGATCACGAAAAAAGAGATCGGCGTTAACGAGATCCGTTTTTTCATTGGCTATTCGGGCTGGGAAAAAGATCAGCTGAAAAATGAGATCAAAGAAAAATCGTGGTTCGTTTCCAAAGCCGATCTCGATCTTATTTTTTCTGAAAAGCCGGAAGAGTTGTGGCAGATTGCCGTAAAAAAAATGGGCGCCGATTTTGCAATGATGGCCAATTTCCCTGAAGATCCTTCTTTGAACTAA
- a CDS encoding TlpA family protein disulfide reductase has translation MHRFPILLFSIILFSFSGKQPPSLIKVTPLMQRIEKNSDTTYVVNFWATWCGPCVKELHCFKEIDSAYAGTKVKVILVSLDFKREIPTKLVPFLESRKMNQEIYVLDETNDNVWIPRVDSSWQGNIPVTLISNSKNKKRVFLPRETSYPELDSLVKDAKK, from the coding sequence ATGCACCGGTTTCCCATTCTGCTATTTTCCATTATTTTATTTTCCTTCTCGGGAAAACAACCTCCTTCATTGATTAAAGTCACTCCGCTAATGCAGCGCATAGAAAAAAACAGCGACACCACTTACGTTGTTAATTTCTGGGCAACATGGTGCGGTCCGTGCGTAAAAGAGTTGCATTGCTTCAAAGAGATCGATTCTGCTTATGCAGGAACAAAAGTGAAAGTGATCCTGGTCTCGCTCGATTTCAAACGGGAAATTCCCACCAAGCTTGTTCCATTCCTCGAGAGCAGGAAAATGAACCAGGAAATTTATGTACTCGATGAAACGAATGACAATGTGTGGATTCCGCGCGTGGACAGTTCCTGGCAGGGGAATATTCCGGTCACGCTGATATCGAATTCAAAAAACAAGAAAAGAGTTTTTCTCCCGCGCGAAACTTCTTATCCTGAACTGGATAGTTTAGTGAAAGACGCGAAAAAATAA